From Streptomyces fungicidicus, one genomic window encodes:
- a CDS encoding helicase-related protein gives MEGRSDEVRGARLAALQTALVKASAEEGFCRTLVFHHQVKEAEAFAAGLLDVAGRLHAGAPELYPRTVWADWLCGEHTPGHRRRVLGEFAAGIATDGTVVEKGYLGSVRVLGEGVDTKNCDSVYFADVRGSMPDLVQAVGRALRLQPGEGKVASLVVPVLLGPGETADSMLTSRAYGGLAKLLEALRAHDARVVEQLAEQQVPSGVRGVQSRSSGAEDEGADGDRSGRGLSVPPGSC, from the coding sequence GTGGAGGGCCGCTCGGACGAGGTTCGCGGGGCTCGGCTGGCCGCGCTGCAGACGGCGCTGGTGAAGGCCTCGGCGGAGGAGGGCTTTTGTCGGACGCTGGTCTTTCACCATCAGGTGAAGGAGGCCGAGGCGTTCGCAGCCGGGCTCCTTGACGTCGCCGGGCGGCTGCATGCCGGTGCGCCGGAGCTGTATCCGCGCACGGTCTGGGCGGACTGGTTGTGCGGCGAACACACACCGGGCCACCGGCGGCGGGTGCTGGGCGAGTTCGCGGCTGGGATCGCCACGGACGGCACGGTCGTGGAGAAGGGCTACCTGGGCTCGGTGAGGGTCCTGGGCGAAGGCGTGGACACGAAGAACTGTGACTCCGTCTACTTCGCCGACGTGCGCGGCTCCATGCCTGATCTCGTCCAGGCCGTCGGGCGCGCCCTGCGCCTGCAGCCCGGCGAGGGCAAGGTCGCCTCGCTCGTGGTGCCGGTGCTGCTCGGGCCGGGTGAGACGGCCGACAGCATGCTCACCTCGCGTGCGTATGGCGGGCTCGCGAAGCTGCTCGAGGCGCTCAGGGCGCACGACGCCCGTGTGGTGGAGCAGCTCGCCGAGCAGCAGGTGCCAAGCGGCGTCCGGGGTGTCCAGTCCCGTTCGAGCGGGGCGGAGGACGAGGGGGCCGACGGCGACCGGAGCGGCCGTGGTCTGTCGGTGCCGCCCGGGAGCTGCTGA
- a CDS encoding transposase, translated as MLEGARVRLVDSDKATATVLVNYLFAAPDFELVGAPRPQVPPFGLLEELPVQARERAEAWERHVREVETGLPVPGQGGAPRAEFDPAQRTVAEREEAKAAELTAAGQPTSAVTVRRMRARYREKGLWGLVDQRTARRRSVVGRADERVVAAITQVLEAQRERSSGTLSRLRRMVGWVLEETHGSGAVEVPPVTTFNRLVHALADGHGLLGSAAQQRRRTSRPAPPFTPTVALRPGELVMLDSTPLDVLVVLADGVTGSVELSIALDVATRSICAAVVRPVGTRSVDAAVLLAQMVTPMRMRPGWETALAMSRSVIPYERLVSLDARLEGAAARPVIMPETVVVDQGAVFVSHSFIAACESLGVSVQPAPPANGPAKGHVERTFRTIGDRFSQYVAGYSGSDVTRRGTRVEDEACWTLAQVQDLLDEWLVTDWQHRPHASLRHPLAPKLALSPNEMWGALVGVTGYIPVPLSADDYIELMPIKRVAINDYGIRFDYRTYDHKVLNPHRGDPSGAPDGRWEVHHNSYDPNQIWVRLPTGWEEVPWIHRGCVSLPFTDFTWQHVRAAVERRCDRVEHERQLAQALDRLLRRASNGDGTRREQTVAARASAAASLARPAVPQAVPDLVAAPTLSYGLVGAFTPLEEEDQQGETGFEDSWDEDDDLPGPTDADEPARDERPDSPAQVQRPSRIYDAYQEAAQW; from the coding sequence ATGCTCGAAGGGGCCCGTGTACGGCTGGTCGACTCGGACAAAGCCACGGCAACGGTGCTGGTGAACTATCTGTTCGCTGCTCCCGACTTCGAACTCGTCGGAGCGCCCCGCCCCCAGGTGCCTCCGTTCGGGCTCCTGGAGGAACTGCCTGTGCAGGCACGCGAGCGTGCTGAGGCCTGGGAGCGGCACGTGCGCGAGGTGGAGACGGGCCTTCCGGTGCCGGGGCAGGGCGGTGCGCCGCGGGCGGAGTTCGATCCGGCGCAGCGGACTGTGGCGGAACGGGAGGAGGCCAAGGCAGCGGAGTTGACCGCGGCGGGGCAGCCCACGAGTGCGGTGACCGTGCGGCGGATGCGGGCCCGTTACCGCGAGAAGGGGCTGTGGGGGCTGGTCGACCAGCGCACGGCGCGCAGGCGTTCTGTGGTGGGACGGGCCGATGAGCGTGTGGTCGCTGCGATCACTCAGGTGCTGGAGGCGCAGCGGGAACGCTCCAGTGGCACGCTGAGCCGGCTGCGGCGCATGGTCGGGTGGGTGCTGGAGGAAACCCATGGTTCCGGCGCGGTGGAGGTGCCGCCGGTGACGACGTTCAACCGGCTGGTGCACGCGCTCGCCGACGGCCATGGACTGCTGGGGTCGGCGGCGCAGCAGCGGCGGCGCACGTCGCGGCCGGCCCCTCCCTTCACCCCGACTGTGGCGCTGCGGCCGGGTGAGCTGGTGATGCTGGACAGTACGCCGCTGGATGTGCTGGTTGTCCTCGCGGACGGGGTGACGGGGTCGGTCGAGTTGTCGATCGCGTTGGACGTGGCAACGCGCAGTATCTGTGCTGCGGTGGTGCGTCCGGTGGGCACAAGGTCGGTGGATGCGGCGGTGCTGCTGGCGCAGATGGTCACGCCCATGCGGATGCGCCCGGGGTGGGAGACGGCGCTGGCGATGTCCCGGTCAGTCATCCCCTATGAGCGGCTGGTGTCGTTGGATGCGCGGCTGGAAGGGGCAGCGGCCCGGCCGGTGATCATGCCGGAGACGGTGGTGGTCGACCAAGGTGCGGTGTTTGTCTCTCATTCCTTCATTGCCGCGTGCGAGAGCCTGGGGGTGTCCGTTCAGCCGGCGCCGCCGGCCAACGGTCCGGCCAAGGGCCATGTCGAGCGGACGTTCCGCACCATCGGGGACCGGTTCTCCCAGTACGTGGCCGGCTACAGCGGCTCGGATGTCACCCGGCGCGGCACGCGCGTTGAGGACGAGGCGTGCTGGACGCTTGCGCAGGTGCAGGACCTGCTGGATGAGTGGCTGGTCACCGACTGGCAGCACCGCCCGCACGCGTCGCTGCGCCATCCGCTGGCGCCGAAGCTTGCCCTGTCGCCGAACGAGATGTGGGGCGCGCTCGTGGGAGTCACCGGCTATATCCCGGTGCCGCTGAGCGCGGACGACTACATCGAGCTCATGCCCATCAAGCGGGTGGCCATCAACGACTACGGCATCCGCTTCGACTACCGCACCTACGACCACAAGGTCCTCAATCCGCATCGCGGGGACCCGTCGGGTGCACCGGACGGCAGATGGGAGGTGCACCACAACTCCTACGACCCCAATCAGATCTGGGTGCGGCTGCCCACCGGGTGGGAAGAGGTGCCGTGGATCCACCGCGGCTGTGTCAGCCTGCCCTTCACCGACTTCACCTGGCAGCACGTCCGTGCCGCAGTCGAGCGCCGCTGCGACCGCGTCGAGCACGAGCGGCAGCTCGCCCAGGCCCTGGACCGCCTCCTGCGGCGTGCGAGCAACGGTGACGGGACTCGCCGCGAGCAGACGGTGGCGGCGCGCGCCAGCGCCGCAGCGTCCCTGGCCCGACCGGCCGTGCCGCAGGCGGTCCCGGACCTTGTGGCGGCTCCGACCCTCTCCTACGGCCTGGTGGGTGCCTTCACGCCGCTGGAAGAAGAGGATCAGCAAGGCGAGACAGGGTTCGAGGACAGCTGGGACGAGGACGACGACCTGCCCGGCCCCACTGACGCCGATGAGCCTGCTAGAGACGAACGGCCGGACTCCCCCGCTCAAGTTCAGCGCCCGTCCCGGATCTATGACGCCTACCAGGAAGCAGCACAGTGGTGA
- a CDS encoding helicase associated domain-containing protein produces MLEAPVVDGATAGPGQLDVRHVPQVATAQRRHVRLLRRSPHAGEAFAVAQAVTASWWDKAWPEETLWPDQLRLMAHGNGLAWRVAARDAVTYPEAVTLAATLADAGVQQQLLDEAGRHQPHSLADVPRLVGELARRLERPWIAGRLAAITTGPLNTWVRACVRSQAGHRPKTQSMWRISPPHRPTPVSQLLADSSDRGETPVQPDPALLPDSAEGAARGFARGLRHARTYAAEHGHLCAPNTVQMEGFAVGLWLANQRAAGPELAPERAAALDALDPWWNPPWNLWWQRIYHRAQAHVRAGQPLAPDLGFPGTPEGLGEWLYDQCADYPQLHPQQQRLLTDIGITPEQARAAKPRRKNIKAVRHTALDHARAYAAQHGHLCAPTSASQGGFTVGKWLHSQRVRARRGQLDPVLNRTLTDIDPWWNPPWPTDWQREHHHAHAAVTAGALPDPEAGFRNFDDRTGQWLYAQCVNYTALQPGQQHLLARLGLTELVAGTAVPNPATRHPAMETGLHYARDWAAQHGDLDIPRTAPHLGFPLGRWLATQRHQANLHRDLFDTPWPHGEHLARIDPYWNPPWGMKWQRRYQAARTQLTPGQNLAPEEGFPGTPDWTGQWLYSQCAVYDDLHPRQQQLLADLGLTAEGARTARPRRKTQAASFAAGLAHARAWAQQHGNLAVPEPARHDGYRLGTWLRTQRRRASRGKLPADRIKALEAIDPHWNPAGGLRWQQAYLTARTHTTGRSLTTTADLDALPSATAKWLFTQCSSYGRLHPEQQQLLAETGLTSERAHVLAPPPKPSQPPCSVRPRLKNPPSSFNAGLPYARAWAAQHGNLTSACYRTEHDGFPLGRWLYKQRRAAHDHLKRTGNTWLHDPQLTALDPWWNPPWRVTWNHSWHLAHTHYTAAQPFPNNTIKWIRTQQRAWAQLHPHQQHLMIIIGIHGPTPLCRYNSRPAILTDQPTELINIHETSPRQESRSSQARPGPARKQRHTPRQHPPHRRTQPAN; encoded by the coding sequence ATGCTCGAAGCCCCCGTCGTCGACGGAGCGACGGCAGGCCCCGGGCAGCTGGACGTGCGGCATGTGCCGCAGGTCGCAACGGCCCAGCGTCGTCATGTACGGCTGCTGCGGCGCAGCCCGCACGCCGGCGAAGCGTTCGCTGTGGCGCAGGCGGTTACGGCTTCATGGTGGGACAAGGCCTGGCCGGAAGAGACCCTCTGGCCCGACCAGCTGCGGCTAATGGCTCACGGCAACGGCCTCGCCTGGCGCGTAGCGGCGCGGGATGCGGTGACCTATCCGGAAGCCGTCACGCTGGCCGCGACCCTGGCCGATGCGGGTGTGCAGCAGCAGCTGCTCGACGAGGCGGGCCGGCATCAACCGCACTCGCTCGCCGATGTCCCCCGCCTCGTCGGCGAACTGGCCCGGCGTCTTGAACGGCCGTGGATCGCCGGCCGCCTCGCTGCGATCACGACAGGACCGCTGAACACCTGGGTGCGCGCCTGCGTCCGCAGCCAAGCCGGACACAGACCGAAAACGCAGAGCATGTGGCGCATCTCCCCGCCCCACCGGCCCACCCCGGTTTCCCAGCTCCTGGCGGACAGCAGTGACCGGGGCGAGACACCTGTGCAGCCCGATCCTGCGTTGCTCCCAGACAGCGCCGAAGGCGCGGCCCGGGGGTTCGCGCGTGGGCTGCGCCATGCTCGTACCTACGCCGCCGAGCACGGCCACCTGTGCGCTCCCAACACAGTGCAGATGGAAGGCTTCGCCGTCGGCCTGTGGCTCGCCAACCAGCGCGCCGCAGGACCCGAGCTCGCTCCCGAACGCGCCGCCGCCCTCGACGCCCTCGACCCGTGGTGGAACCCGCCCTGGAACCTGTGGTGGCAGCGCATCTACCACCGTGCTCAAGCACACGTCCGAGCAGGACAGCCCCTGGCTCCTGACCTCGGATTCCCCGGCACACCCGAGGGTCTCGGAGAGTGGCTGTATGACCAGTGCGCCGACTACCCCCAGCTCCATCCGCAGCAGCAACGCCTCCTCACCGACATCGGCATCACACCGGAGCAAGCACGCGCAGCAAAGCCTCGGCGCAAGAACATCAAAGCTGTTCGCCACACCGCGCTGGATCACGCCCGCGCCTACGCCGCCCAGCACGGCCACCTGTGCGCCCCCACCTCAGCCAGCCAGGGCGGCTTCACGGTCGGCAAATGGCTGCACAGTCAACGGGTACGTGCCCGGCGCGGCCAGCTCGACCCGGTACTGAACCGGACGCTGACCGACATCGACCCCTGGTGGAACCCGCCCTGGCCCACCGACTGGCAGCGCGAGCACCACCATGCTCACGCCGCCGTCACGGCTGGCGCTCTCCCAGACCCCGAAGCCGGATTCCGGAACTTCGACGACCGCACCGGGCAGTGGCTGTACGCCCAGTGCGTCAACTACACCGCCCTCCAGCCCGGCCAGCAGCACCTCCTAGCCCGCCTCGGCCTCACCGAACTCGTCGCAGGCACGGCCGTGCCCAACCCGGCCACCCGGCATCCCGCCATGGAAACAGGGCTGCACTACGCCCGGGACTGGGCAGCCCAGCACGGCGACCTCGACATCCCCCGCACCGCCCCCCACCTAGGTTTTCCACTCGGCCGCTGGCTCGCCACACAACGACACCAAGCCAACCTCCACCGCGACCTCTTCGACACCCCCTGGCCGCACGGCGAACACCTCGCCCGCATCGATCCGTACTGGAACCCGCCCTGGGGCATGAAATGGCAACGCCGCTACCAGGCCGCCCGCACACAACTCACCCCCGGCCAAAACCTCGCCCCCGAGGAGGGCTTCCCCGGCACACCGGACTGGACCGGACAGTGGCTGTACAGCCAGTGCGCCGTCTACGACGACCTCCACCCCCGCCAGCAGCAGCTCCTCGCCGACCTCGGCCTCACCGCCGAAGGTGCCCGCACCGCCCGCCCCCGCCGCAAAACCCAAGCCGCCTCCTTCGCCGCCGGCCTCGCCCACGCCCGCGCCTGGGCCCAGCAACACGGCAACCTCGCCGTCCCCGAACCCGCCCGCCACGACGGCTACCGCCTCGGCACCTGGCTGCGCACCCAACGCCGCCGCGCCAGCCGCGGAAAACTGCCCGCCGACCGCATCAAAGCCCTGGAAGCCATCGATCCCCACTGGAACCCGGCGGGAGGACTGCGCTGGCAGCAGGCCTACCTCACCGCCCGCACCCACACCACCGGCCGCTCCCTGACGACGACCGCAGACCTCGACGCACTCCCATCGGCCACAGCGAAATGGCTGTTCACCCAGTGCTCCAGCTACGGCAGGCTCCACCCTGAGCAGCAACAACTGCTCGCCGAGACCGGCCTCACCAGCGAACGCGCCCACGTCTTGGCCCCACCACCGAAGCCTTCTCAACCGCCCTGCTCTGTCCGCCCCCGCCTGAAGAACCCGCCCTCATCCTTCAACGCCGGCCTGCCCTACGCTCGGGCCTGGGCCGCCCAGCACGGCAACCTCACCTCAGCCTGTTACCGCACTGAACACGACGGCTTCCCCCTGGGACGGTGGCTGTACAAACAACGCCGAGCCGCCCACGACCACCTGAAACGAACCGGGAATACCTGGCTCCACGATCCGCAGCTCACCGCACTCGACCCGTGGTGGAACCCACCCTGGCGGGTCACCTGGAACCACAGCTGGCACCTAGCCCACACCCACTACACGGCCGCCCAGCCCTTCCCGAACAACACCATCAAATGGATCCGCACCCAGCAGCGCGCCTGGGCTCAGCTCCATCCCCACCAACAACACCTCATGATCATCATCGGCATCCACGGCCCCACACCGCTATGCCGCTACAACAGCCGTCCAGCAATCCTGACCGACCAGCCAACAGAACTGATCAACATCCACGAGACCAGCCCGAGGCAGGAAAGCCGCAGCTCACAAGCCCGCCCAGGCCCCGCCCGCAAGCAACGCCACACACCCCGCCAGCACCCACCACACCGCCGAACCCAACCAGCCAACTGA
- a CDS encoding helicase associated domain-containing protein — protein MINPEHAHWRRGVEAAVLYHRLHGDLRVPFTYRVPAGDGQEAGAEGWPASLAGFPLGQWIADARRFYARGDMDEGRVEQLEKLGMVWSHYDVAWEEGLAAARGWAAESGHLLAPTDATYQGYRVGIWLKNQRAAARKAQEIEQRRAEELPAASAAGALPEERREQLEDIDPSWYPAWPVEWQRAFHLTRLHLEAGGALPTSPGEVVHQGEDLGRWVRAQRLGWDRLTTVQQWMCEHVLGIEPASEDEKPPPRRTQADKWALNYAAACQFYEREGHLRVPRKHIERLAIDGSDGGEDQEERELKLGAWIGNQRSRASTLPPERVEQLAAIGMRWT, from the coding sequence GTGATCAACCCTGAACACGCTCACTGGCGGCGCGGTGTGGAGGCGGCCGTCCTCTACCACCGACTGCACGGCGACCTGCGCGTGCCGTTCACCTACCGTGTGCCCGCCGGCGACGGTCAGGAGGCCGGGGCCGAAGGGTGGCCGGCCTCGCTCGCCGGTTTTCCCCTAGGGCAGTGGATCGCGGACGCCAGGCGGTTCTACGCGCGCGGGGACATGGACGAAGGCCGCGTCGAGCAGTTGGAAAAGCTCGGCATGGTGTGGTCGCACTACGACGTCGCGTGGGAGGAAGGCCTCGCCGCGGCGCGCGGGTGGGCTGCGGAGAGCGGGCACCTGTTGGCGCCGACCGACGCCACCTACCAGGGATACCGGGTGGGCATCTGGTTGAAGAACCAGCGGGCCGCAGCCCGGAAGGCGCAGGAGATCGAACAGCGGCGGGCCGAAGAACTGCCCGCTGCGTCGGCGGCCGGCGCACTGCCGGAGGAGCGACGCGAGCAGTTGGAGGACATCGACCCGTCGTGGTACCCCGCGTGGCCGGTGGAGTGGCAACGCGCTTTCCACCTCACCCGGCTCCACCTCGAGGCCGGCGGCGCGCTGCCCACCTCGCCGGGCGAGGTCGTACACCAGGGCGAGGACCTCGGCCGGTGGGTGCGGGCGCAGCGACTCGGCTGGGACAGGCTGACGACCGTGCAGCAGTGGATGTGCGAACACGTTCTCGGGATCGAACCCGCGAGCGAGGACGAGAAACCGCCCCCGCGCCGCACGCAGGCTGACAAGTGGGCGCTGAACTACGCCGCCGCCTGCCAGTTCTACGAACGGGAGGGGCACCTGCGGGTGCCCAGGAAGCACATCGAACGGCTCGCCATCGACGGTAGCGACGGCGGCGAGGACCAGGAGGAACGAGAGCTCAAGCTGGGCGCGTGGATCGGGAACCAGCGCAGCCGAGCCTCGACCCTGCCGCCGGAGCGGGTGGAGCAGCTGGCCGCCATCGGCATGCGCTGGACATGA
- a CDS encoding TnsA-like heteromeric transposase endonuclease subunit, whose product MPWGEAAGVVRLEDCGPVRPFPLRSGRRFAPGWWWSATTGRLVHYRSGVMRTQVMLLDRDPSVMAMACRPVDLSWRGSEGTVVSHAPHLMARFSDGGGLLLDCAGRGEISPRLRDLRGPWCRMRRI is encoded by the coding sequence ATGCCGTGGGGCGAGGCGGCTGGTGTCGTTCGTCTGGAGGACTGCGGTCCTGTACGTCCGTTTCCACTGCGATCTGGCCGTCGTTTCGCGCCGGGCTGGTGGTGGTCGGCAACGACCGGGCGGCTGGTGCACTACAGGTCGGGTGTCATGCGTACCCAGGTGATGCTGCTGGACCGTGATCCTTCGGTCATGGCGATGGCCTGCCGCCCTGTAGACCTGTCCTGGCGAGGATCTGAGGGGACCGTGGTGTCGCATGCGCCGCATCTGATGGCACGGTTCAGCGACGGCGGCGGTCTGCTGCTCGACTGTGCCGGACGAGGGGAGATCTCTCCCCGGCTCCGGGATCTGAGGGGACCGTGGTGTCGCATGCGCCGCATCTGA
- a CDS encoding IS5 family transposase (programmed frameshift), with translation MRASPWIVSDDLWERIEPLLPKRERRFRYPGRKPVPDRQALCGILFVLHTGIQWEHLPQELGFGSGMTCWRRLRDWNKAGVWQRLHEVLLAELNAAARLDWSRAVVDSSHVKTLKRGPQTGPSPVDRGRAGSKHHLITDGHGTPLAVILTGGNRNDVTQLMPLLGAVPPVRGRPGRPCRKPQSVFADRGYDHDVYRDQVRARRILPLIARRGTPHGSGLGVYRWVVERTFAWLHGFKRLRVRWERRADIHEAFLKLACCLITHRQVLSLT, from the exons ATGAGGGCTTCGCCGTGGATCGTGTCGGATGACCTGTGGGAGCGGATCGAGCCGCTGCTGCCGAAGCGGGAGAGGCGGTTCAGGTACCCGGGCCGCAAGCCGGTCCCGGACCGACAGGCGCTGTGCGGGATCCTGTTCGTGCTACACACCGGCATTCAGTGGGAACACCTGCCTCAGGAGCTCGGCTTCGGGTCCGGTATGACCTGCTGGCGACGGCTGCGGGACTGGAACAAGGCTGGCGTTTGGCAACGGCTACACGAGGTGCTACTGGCCGAGCTGAATGCCGCCGCCCGCCTCGACTGGTCAAGAGCGGTCGTCGACTCCAGCCACGTCAAGACCTTAAA AAGGGGGCCCCAGACCGGACCGTCGCCAGTCGACCGAGGACGGGCCGGCTCCAAGCATCACCTGATCACCGACGGCCACGGCACCCCGCTCGCGGTCATCCTCACCGGCGGCAACCGCAACGACGTCACCCAGCTCATGCCGCTGCTCGGCGCCGTCCCGCCTGTCCGCGGCCGGCCGGGACGGCCCTGCCGAAAGCCCCAGTCGGTCTTCGCCGACCGAGGCTACGACCACGACGTCTACCGCGACCAGGTCCGGGCCCGCCGGATCCTGCCCCTCATCGCCCGACGCGGCACACCCCACGGCAGCGGCCTGGGCGTCTACCGGTGGGTGGTTGAGCGCACCTTCGCCTGGCTCCACGGCTTCAAACGACTCCGCGTCCGCTGGGAACGACGGGCCGACATCCACGAAGCCTTCCTCAAGCTCGCCTGCTGCCTGATCACCCACCGACAAGTGCTGTCCCTGACCTGA
- a CDS encoding TnsA-like heteromeric transposase endonuclease subunit codes for MARFSDGGGLLLDCAGRGEISPRLAHRADVMAAAARAVGWQYRVASPPEPVVAANLGWLSGYRHPRYRDTALLEGAMRVFARPRPLIEGARALGDTIRVLPALFHALWTGALSAPLNEPLHERVTVTAGPGKWASA; via the coding sequence ATGGCACGGTTCAGCGACGGCGGCGGTCTGCTGCTCGACTGTGCCGGACGAGGGGAGATCTCTCCCCGGCTCGCACACCGTGCTGACGTCATGGCAGCGGCGGCACGCGCGGTGGGGTGGCAGTACAGGGTCGCCTCGCCTCCCGAACCGGTTGTCGCCGCCAACCTGGGCTGGCTGTCGGGATACCGGCACCCTCGCTACCGGGACACCGCGCTCTTGGAAGGGGCGATGCGGGTCTTTGCCCGTCCTCGGCCGCTGATCGAAGGAGCCCGTGCCCTCGGGGACACCATCAGGGTTCTCCCAGCCCTCTTCCATGCCCTATGGACCGGGGCGCTGTCAGCCCCGCTGAACGAGCCCTTGCATGAACGGGTGACCGTGACAGCAGGACCAGGCAAGTGGGCGTCTGCGTGA
- a CDS encoding IS5 family transposase (programmed frameshift): MGASPWIVSNALWERIEPLLPRKERRFRHPGRRPLPDRQVLCGILFVLHTGIQWEYLPRELGFGSGMTCWRRLRDWNEAGVWQQLHEVLLAELNAAARLDWSRAVVDSSHVRAIKGGGLTGPSPVDRGRSGSKHHLITDGHGTPLAVILTGGNRNDVTQLMPLIDAVPPIRGRIGHPRRKPDSLFADRGYDHDIYRDQVRQHRIVPVIARRGALHGTGLGTYRWVVERSFAWLHGFKRLRIRWERRADIHEAFLKLACCLITHRQINSLC; the protein is encoded by the exons ATGGGGGCTTCGCCGTGGATCGTGTCGAATGCTCTGTGGGAGCGGATTGAGCCGCTGCTGCCGCGCAAGGAGCGCCGGTTTCGTCACCCTGGACGAAGGCCGCTGCCGGATCGGCAGGTGCTGTGCGGCATCCTGTTCGTTCTGCACACCGGCATCCAGTGGGAGTACCTGCCCAGGGAGTTGGGCTTCGGCTCGGGCATGACGTGCTGGCGGAGGTTGCGGGACTGGAACGAGGCTGGCGTCTGGCAGCAGCTGCACGAGGTGCTACTGGCCGAGCTCAACGCGGCGGCCCGCCTCGACTGGTCGCGTGCCGTGGTCGACTCCAGCCACGTGCGGGCCATA AAAGGGGGGGGCCTCACGGGGCCGAGTCCGGTCGATCGTGGCCGAAGCGGATCGAAACACCACCTGATCACCGACGGACACGGCACACCGCTCGCCGTGATCCTCACCGGCGGCAACCGCAACGACGTCACCCAGCTCATGCCACTGATCGACGCCGTCCCGCCCATCAGGGGCCGGATCGGGCACCCGCGACGCAAGCCCGACTCACTCTTCGCCGACCGCGGGTACGACCACGACATCTACCGCGACCAGGTCCGCCAGCACCGCATCGTCCCGGTCATCGCCCGCCGCGGCGCCCTCCACGGCACCGGACTGGGAACCTACCGCTGGGTCGTCGAACGCAGCTTCGCCTGGCTCCACGGCTTCAAACGCCTCCGCATCCGCTGGGAACGACGAGCCGACATCCACGAAGCCTTCCTCAAACTCGCCTGCTGCCTCATCACCCACCGACAGATCAACTCATTGTGTTAG
- a CDS encoding TniB family NTP-binding protein — protein MVTDAHADSTLHDGARAAAYAPPTTRDGWQQFVATPPLQPHPAADEDWSLEERLDYHSRFVVLTTPAMERISGSLRRLMLLNRRQQGTARRGLIVSGPPTTGKTTTLLEMGRTFELAEQRRHPGRTDRLPVVFLAVPPASTPKMLVSEFARFLGIPIAARMNQAQITDAVCHLLCLLETKLVLVDDVHLLDTRTRSGAETSDQMKHLGERIPATFVYAGVDVDASPLLTGPRGVQLAGRFTLIRNTALPCATEEQREIWRAVVTDMEEALRLRHHTPHTLARHAGYLHQRTGGVMGSLSHLIREAALTTLLNGSGKITKKLLAGIQLDIRAEQQARPPRKRIPRPRSHNAGS, from the coding sequence GTGGTGACAGACGCCCATGCCGACAGCACCCTTCACGACGGAGCGAGGGCCGCGGCGTACGCGCCGCCGACCACGCGGGACGGCTGGCAGCAGTTCGTCGCCACTCCCCCGCTGCAGCCCCATCCGGCCGCGGACGAGGACTGGTCGCTGGAGGAACGGCTGGACTACCACTCCCGGTTCGTGGTGCTGACCACCCCGGCCATGGAACGCATCTCCGGGTCGCTACGGCGCCTGATGCTCCTCAACCGCCGCCAGCAGGGCACCGCACGCCGTGGCCTGATCGTCTCCGGACCGCCCACCACCGGCAAGACCACCACCCTGCTCGAAATGGGCCGCACCTTCGAACTCGCCGAGCAGCGCCGGCACCCCGGCCGCACGGACCGCCTGCCCGTGGTCTTCCTGGCCGTGCCACCGGCCTCCACACCCAAGATGCTGGTCAGCGAATTCGCCCGGTTCCTCGGCATCCCCATCGCGGCCCGCATGAACCAGGCACAGATCACCGACGCCGTCTGCCACCTGCTGTGCCTCCTGGAGACGAAGCTGGTCCTCGTGGACGACGTTCACCTGCTCGACACCCGCACCCGGTCCGGCGCGGAAACCTCCGACCAGATGAAACACCTCGGCGAGCGCATCCCCGCCACCTTCGTCTACGCCGGCGTCGACGTCGACGCCTCTCCCCTGCTGACCGGGCCGCGCGGCGTCCAGCTCGCCGGCCGCTTCACCCTGATCCGCAACACCGCGCTGCCCTGCGCCACCGAAGAGCAGCGCGAGATCTGGCGCGCTGTGGTCACCGACATGGAAGAAGCCCTGCGCCTACGCCACCACACCCCGCACACCCTGGCGCGGCACGCCGGCTATCTCCACCAGCGCACCGGCGGCGTCATGGGCAGCCTCTCCCACCTCATCCGCGAAGCCGCCCTGACCACCCTGCTCAACGGCAGCGGAAAGATCACCAAGAAGCTCCTGGCCGGCATCCAGCTCGACATCCGCGCGGAACAGCAAGCCCGCCCGCCCCGAAAACGCATCCCGCGCCCGCGCAGCCACAACGCGGGATCCTGA